A genomic stretch from Pirellulales bacterium includes:
- a CDS encoding HlyD family efflux transporter periplasmic adaptor subunit, which produces MGLPRNFFLPLLAVGSLGLMGYHVSRTHVSRPQLAPPAPPPRSPFADVVAGSGLVEARTENIHVASPLPGTVAEVPVKVGERVRAGQLLFRLDDRQMRAELAVRQAQRESAAASLARLEQMPRAEEIAPSEARVGRAAAELKAQEDLLARRSKLFANKTISEEELIQSRQAVAAAREALAQAEAEDHLLKAGAWERDLVVARAEVAKTETAIGQIQTELQRLEVCAPVDGDVLKVDVRPGEFVGTPPGQPLVVLGDLSRLHVRVEIDEQDIPRFRPGMPGKAVVRGGDGKPIPLEFVRVEPYVEPKIALTGDPGERVDTRVLQAIYAMAPSTQGCYVGQQIDVFLEVAPAAQDSSSQPAAPRPAATTADAGEAALR; this is translated from the coding sequence ATGGGACTGCCTCGCAACTTCTTCCTGCCGCTCTTGGCCGTCGGATCGCTGGGGCTGATGGGGTATCACGTGTCGCGCACGCACGTCAGCCGCCCACAGCTCGCGCCTCCGGCCCCGCCACCCCGGTCTCCCTTTGCCGACGTCGTCGCCGGCTCGGGCCTGGTCGAGGCCCGTACCGAAAACATCCATGTCGCCTCGCCCCTGCCGGGCACCGTGGCCGAGGTGCCGGTCAAGGTTGGCGAGCGCGTCCGCGCAGGGCAGCTCCTGTTCCGGCTCGACGACCGGCAGATGCGTGCCGAGCTGGCAGTGCGCCAGGCCCAACGCGAATCGGCCGCCGCGTCCCTGGCGCGGCTCGAACAAATGCCGCGCGCGGAAGAGATTGCCCCCAGCGAGGCGCGCGTCGGCCGCGCGGCCGCCGAGCTTAAGGCACAAGAAGACCTGCTCGCGCGGCGCTCGAAGCTGTTTGCCAACAAGACGATTTCGGAAGAGGAATTGATCCAATCGCGCCAGGCGGTGGCCGCTGCGCGCGAGGCCCTGGCGCAGGCCGAGGCCGAAGATCATCTGCTCAAAGCCGGGGCCTGGGAACGCGACCTGGTCGTAGCACGCGCCGAGGTGGCCAAGACCGAAACGGCGATCGGCCAGATCCAGACCGAACTCCAGCGACTCGAAGTCTGCGCACCGGTCGATGGCGACGTGCTCAAAGTCGACGTACGGCCCGGCGAGTTTGTCGGCACCCCGCCGGGCCAGCCGCTCGTCGTGTTGGGCGATCTGAGCCGTTTGCACGTCCGGGTCGAGATCGACGAACAAGACATCCCCCGATTCCGGCCGGGCATGCCGGGCAAGGCCGTGGTACGCGGCGGCGACGGCAAGCCGATTCCCCTGGAGTTCGTCCGCGTCGAACCGTATGTCGAGCCGAAAATCGCTCTCACGGGCGACCCCGGCGAGCGCGTCGACACCCGGGTCTTGCAGGCGATCTACGCGATGGCTCCGAGTACGCAAGGCTGCTACGTCGGCCAGCAGATCGACGTGTTTCTCGAAGTCGCCCCCGCGGCCCAGGACAGCTCGAGCCAGCCGGCTGCGCCCCGTCCCGCTGCGACAACAGCCGACGCGGGCGAAGCTGCCTTGCGCTGA
- a CDS encoding ABC transporter ATP-binding protein, producing MVDRLPTAAPPRIDTTTVAVACRGLTKEFDSGESKVRAVSEVDVDVYAGELTLLVGPSGCGKTTLISLVAGLLEPTNGAISLFGVDQSELSNRQRLRYRAANIGFVFQQYNLLPALSATDNVAVPLLIGHRDRNQARQIAAGMLDQVELTDRAHARPNQLSGGQQQRVAIARALVHEPRLLVCDEPTAALDAHSGQTIMELLRRVAVQSDRAVIVVTHDSRVFSYGDRIIEMADGRVVRVEAKSAAAAKV from the coding sequence ATGGTCGATCGACTACCAACTGCTGCCCCCCCGAGAATCGACACCACGACGGTGGCCGTCGCATGTCGCGGTTTGACCAAGGAGTTCGACTCGGGCGAATCGAAGGTTCGCGCGGTGAGCGAGGTGGACGTCGACGTTTATGCCGGCGAGTTGACGCTGCTGGTTGGGCCCAGCGGTTGCGGCAAGACCACGTTGATCTCGCTCGTGGCCGGATTGCTCGAGCCGACCAACGGCGCGATCAGCTTATTCGGCGTCGACCAGTCCGAATTGAGCAATCGACAGCGGCTGCGTTATCGCGCGGCCAACATCGGCTTTGTGTTTCAGCAATACAACCTGCTGCCGGCGTTGTCGGCCACGGACAACGTCGCGGTGCCGCTGCTGATTGGACACCGCGATCGCAATCAGGCCCGGCAGATCGCCGCGGGCATGCTCGACCAGGTCGAACTCACCGACCGCGCGCACGCGCGGCCGAATCAGCTTTCCGGCGGCCAGCAGCAGCGCGTCGCCATCGCCCGGGCGCTGGTGCACGAGCCGCGGCTGCTGGTTTGCGACGAGCCGACCGCGGCACTCGATGCCCACTCGGGCCAGACCATCATGGAACTCTTGCGCCGCGTGGCGGTGCAATCGGATCGCGCGGTGATCGTCGTCACGCATGACAGCCGGGTGTTTTCCTACGGCGACCGCATCATCGAAATGGCCGACGGCCGCGTCGTCCGTGTCGAAGCCAAGTCCGCTGCCGCTGCAAAGGTTTGA
- a CDS encoding ABC transporter permease, giving the protein MNWIAWQMLVGDRAKYWGTIFGVAFGTLLIAQQTSIFIGLMRRTASQIIDVREASVWVMDPNVENSDEVRPLSSSDLYRIRGVPGVAWAVNFYKGQARAKIADGRFRQVMLMGVDDATLVGAPAKMLLGNLADLRRPDAVVVDKAGYQYLWPGETPTLGKSLEMNDRRAVVVGICEASPPFMTFPIVYARFTQAVEYVARERNRLSFVLVEPQPGHTPAEVARRITAQTGLLGQTQDEFFWRTIGYYLRSTGIPVNFGITITLGFLVGTAIAGQTFYLFTIENLKQFGALKAMGLSNARLVLMVLLQAMIVGALGYGIGIGLAALFFEATRDVTHLAGFYLPWQVVAGAAAAVLIIVVVSALVSIRRVLVLEPAIVFRG; this is encoded by the coding sequence ATGAACTGGATTGCCTGGCAAATGTTGGTGGGCGATCGGGCGAAGTACTGGGGGACGATCTTCGGCGTCGCCTTCGGCACGCTGTTGATTGCACAGCAGACTTCGATCTTCATCGGACTGATGCGCCGCACTGCCAGCCAGATCATCGACGTGCGCGAGGCCAGCGTGTGGGTCATGGACCCCAACGTCGAAAATTCCGACGAAGTGCGGCCCCTGTCGAGCAGCGACCTGTACCGCATCCGTGGCGTGCCGGGCGTGGCCTGGGCCGTGAACTTCTATAAGGGTCAGGCCCGCGCCAAGATCGCCGACGGCCGATTCCGGCAGGTGATGCTGATGGGCGTCGACGACGCCACGCTCGTCGGGGCGCCGGCCAAGATGCTGCTGGGCAACCTGGCCGACTTGCGCCGGCCTGACGCCGTGGTGGTCGATAAGGCCGGTTATCAATACCTCTGGCCGGGTGAAACGCCCACGCTGGGCAAGAGCCTGGAGATGAACGACCGTCGCGCCGTAGTGGTGGGCATCTGCGAGGCTTCGCCGCCCTTCATGACGTTTCCGATCGTCTATGCGCGCTTCACGCAGGCGGTCGAATACGTCGCGCGGGAACGCAACCGATTGTCTTTCGTGCTCGTCGAGCCACAGCCCGGACACACGCCCGCGGAAGTGGCCCGGCGGATCACGGCCCAGACCGGCCTGTTGGGCCAGACGCAGGACGAGTTCTTCTGGCGAACGATCGGCTATTACCTGCGTTCGACCGGCATTCCGGTCAACTTCGGGATCACGATCACGCTGGGTTTCCTGGTGGGCACAGCGATTGCCGGCCAGACGTTTTATTTGTTCACGATCGAAAACCTGAAGCAATTCGGCGCGCTGAAAGCGATGGGCCTGTCCAACGCGCGGCTGGTGCTGATGGTGCTGTTGCAGGCCATGATCGTCGGGGCCCTGGGATATGGAATTGGCATCGGCCTGGCGGCGTTGTTCTTCGAGGCGACGCGCGACGTGACCCATCTGGCCGGCTTCTACTTGCCCTGGCAGGTCGTCGCGGGGGCCGCGGCGGCCGTGTTGATCATTGTCGTCGTATCCGCGCTGGTCAGCATTCGCAGAGTGCTCGTCCTCGAGCCGGCCATCGTCTTTCGAGGCTGA
- a CDS encoding CerR family C-terminal domain-containing protein, with protein MAEDTRARLLDAAGEVFAAHGYEVATIRDICQRAGANLAAVNYHFGDKHRLYVEAVRQAYCLRSEQFPLPEQQPGVTSVERLRRYVRMFLERLLLEERRHWHKELILRELARPTDACAEVVRDFIRPMASLLEEILLECSLGLSHERLWLVGFSVVGQCLFYYVQQPIAEQLYGQDAYRELSIEKLANHIADFTLAALGLAPPLRQQLLAEVRA; from the coding sequence ATGGCCGAAGACACACGTGCTCGACTTCTCGATGCGGCCGGCGAGGTCTTTGCGGCTCACGGCTACGAGGTGGCCACGATTCGCGACATCTGTCAGCGGGCAGGGGCGAATCTGGCCGCGGTGAACTACCACTTCGGCGACAAGCACCGCCTGTATGTCGAGGCAGTCCGGCAGGCTTACTGCCTGCGATCCGAACAGTTCCCGTTGCCGGAACAGCAACCCGGCGTGACGTCCGTCGAACGATTGCGGCGATACGTGCGGATGTTTCTCGAACGGCTGTTGCTCGAAGAACGCCGCCACTGGCACAAGGAGTTGATCCTCCGCGAGCTGGCTCGACCGACCGACGCGTGTGCCGAAGTGGTCCGCGATTTCATCCGCCCGATGGCCAGCCTGCTCGAAGAGATCTTGTTGGAATGTTCCCTCGGTTTGTCGCACGAGCGGCTGTGGCTGGTGGGCTTCAGCGTCGTGGGGCAGTGCCTGTTCTATTACGTGCAGCAACCCATCGCCGAACAACTCTACGGCCAGGACGCCTATCGCGAACTGTCGATTGAGAAGCTGGCCAACCACATTGCCGATTTCACGCTGGCCGCGCTGGGCCTGGCGCCGCCACTCCGGCAACAGTTGCTTGCCGAGGTCCGCGCATGA